The following coding sequences are from one Lolium rigidum isolate FL_2022 chromosome 6, APGP_CSIRO_Lrig_0.1, whole genome shotgun sequence window:
- the LOC124663225 gene encoding crocetin glucosyltransferase, chloroplastic-like: protein MPAMVAKKVERAAAATGEVPHFLVVTYPAQGHINPARHLALRLLRATPGARVTLSTAVSACRKMFPDAGEAEEHMDGAGVRYVPYSDGFDAGFDNAAHDHTDYMSQLKIVGPRTLDGVLTRLRDAGRPVTQVVYTVLLSWVAGVARAHGVPTALYWIQPATVLATYFHFFRGTDGFDQAVAAAAEDPWAELRLPGFPAPLRLRDLPSFLTITSDEHPYAFVLAAFRELLGALDDDREENGRGATVLANTFEAMEPDAVATLRQHGLDIVPVGPVLSFLDAAPASTNSNDLFKQDGKGYIEWLDAQAASSVVYISFGSLSSMSKRQISEVARGMAESGRPFLWVLRKDNRGEVDSADLCAGGGMVVEWCDQGKVLSHPAVGCFVTHCGWNSTLESVACGVPVVGVPQWTDQGTNAWLVERQLGTGVRAAVSDKDGVLEAEELRRCISFATSEMVRAKATMWREKARAAAAVGGSSEKNLRAFVAGQVAPAGN, encoded by the coding sequence ATGCCGGCCATGGTGGCAAAGAAGGTggagcgtgcggcggcggcgacgggggagGTGCCGCACTTCCTCGTGGTCACGTACCCGGCGCAGGGCCACATCAACCCAGCGCGCCACCTCGCGCTGCGCCTGCTCCGGGCCACGCCGGGAGCCCGTGTCAcgctctccaccgccgtctctgcTTGCCGCAAGATGTTCCCAGACGCCGGTGAGGCGGAGGAGCACATGGACGGCGCGGGAGTCCGGTACGTGCCCTACTCGGACGGCTTCGACGCCGGCTTCGACAACGCGGCGCACGACCACACGGACTACATGTCACAGCTCAAGATCGTGGGTCCCCGCACGCTGGACGGCGTGCTCACGCGCCTCCGCGACGCTGGCCGCCCCGTCACGCAGGTGGTGTACACCGTGCTTCTCTCCTGGGTCGCCGGCGTCGCGCGCGCTCACGGCGTGCCCACCGCGCTGTACTGGATCCAGCCGGCAACCGTGCTCGCCACGTACTTCCACTTCTTCCGCGGCACCGACGGCTTCGaccaggccgtcgccgccgcggcggAGGACCCGTGGGCGGAACTACGCCTCCCCGGGTTCCCGGCGCCGCTCCGCTTGCGCGACCTGCCGTCGTTCCTCACCATCACTTCCGACGAGCACCCCTACGCCTTCGTACTCGCCGCGTTCCGCGAGCTCCTCGGCGCGCTGGACGACGACCGCGAGGAGAACGGGCGGGGCGCCACCGTGCTCGCCAACACGTTCGAGGCCATGGAGCCCGACGCAGTGGCGACGCTACGCCAGCATGGCCTCGACATCGTCCCCGTTGGCCCCGTGCTCTCCTTCCTGGACGCAGCACCGGCATCGACCAACAGCAACGACCTGTTCAAGCAGGACGGGAAGGGGTACATAGAGTGGCTGGACGCGCAGGCGGCGTCGTCGGTGGTGTACATCTCCTTCGGGAGCCTGTCGTCCATGAGCAAGCGGCAGATCTCGGAGGTGGCGCGCGGCATGGCGGAGAGCGGCCGCCCGTTCCTCTGGGTGCTGAGGAAGGACAACCGTGGCGAGGTCGACAGCGCCGACCTGTGCGCCGGCGGGGGCATGGTGGTGGAGTGGTGTGACCAGGGGAAGGTGCTGTCGCACCCGGCGGTGGGGTGCTTCGTGACCCATTGCGGCTGGAACTCGACGCTGGAGagcgtggcatgcggggtgcccgtTGTCGGAGTACCGCAGTGGACGGACCAGGGCACCAACGCGTGGCTGGTGGAGCGGCAGCTCGGCACCGGGGTCAGGGCCGCCGTCAGCGACAAGGACGGCGTGCTGGAGGCAGaagagctgcggaggtgcatcagCTTCGCCACGTCGGAGATGGTGCGCGCCAAGGCCACGATGTGGAGGGAGAAGGCGCGAGCTGCCGCGGCCGTGGGCGGCTCGTCGGAGAAGAACCTCAGGGCGTTCGTCGCCGGGCAGGTCGCCCCCGCCGGCAACTAG